One genomic segment of Elusimicrobiota bacterium includes these proteins:
- the pknD_1 gene encoding Serine/threonine-protein kinase PknD, whose protein sequence is MMKNTNTQSNASDVFVRFLIEADEGKSNPESLFEDYPELKPALQKKLQAYKSIRQALSIISPHAVSQMNIPWGSISLTGKTIGDFKLIREIGRGGIGIVYLANQISLNRLVALKVIPPRINSTIASLKRFVREARSLAKLHHPNIVTIYTAGEQDGYRYLAMDYVRGIGMDDLIRTFSEAKGNPLRAKDVEKYVKACLINRGFQLDTKESIEWESFISRLLGAVCSALSHAHEAGVVHRDIKPSNILIDETGIARVIDFGLTFEADAPALTLTAELFGTPYYMAPEQIEGVKTSSIALVDVYGVGASFYEMLTLARPFDGGNIAKTLKLIQKQEPKPPRLINSQIAPDLEAIVLKAMEKSPRRRYAAMKDFSEDVTRHLQHQPVAARLYTPFTRFLKTLRRHRKVVFTSILISLLALGFGWQRLMTGKSQKAQSTLMLEKAEIRRLGNRPEESLEIIREAISLNPRSPKPYIEKARTYLQMKKTDEAIQELNEALRRAPNDYEAKAYLAMAHSDRGEHEKALAIDEEIIDQAPADLEVLATYAARLSHLGRTAEAIKAIESRYSKHSGSFSANLMMGKLLRDQGEKKKALPYLEKAVALNPKYISSVNLLAWNYFDLADYSKCVITASNGLEVQPKDIGLVGVKALALFKLKKYQESENQYRVLAALEPKNPQHQNGISMVLWEQGRMQESIQAQKIAIELGDQSSMTYSFLASKLAGANQHHEALLYYEKALKADPGNAQIRANYLQQKQFIEADPAAKIVEGVTPEGYVNKEYGLFFKYPKEWVVAPLKGPLVNFQDPHSQAEYAPRINVTVGPYDGELKAAAEELIEIFNDGGWSAKVDSFLPVKERGYQGIKQSFNTTILGRSVRSVALTVVANKMSYTFLCASELKDYPKYELVFENALKSIEVTDIVSRKK, encoded by the coding sequence ATGATGAAGAATACAAACACTCAATCAAATGCCAGCGATGTTTTTGTCCGGTTCCTTATCGAGGCCGATGAAGGCAAATCAAATCCGGAAAGTCTTTTTGAAGATTACCCTGAACTGAAACCAGCTCTCCAGAAAAAACTCCAAGCCTATAAGTCCATTCGACAGGCGCTCTCAATTATTTCGCCCCATGCTGTTTCACAGATGAATATCCCGTGGGGCAGCATCTCCCTAACAGGTAAAACCATTGGCGATTTCAAGCTCATCCGTGAAATCGGCAGAGGGGGCATCGGGATTGTCTATCTCGCCAACCAAATTTCTCTGAATCGTCTCGTGGCCCTTAAAGTGATCCCCCCGCGAATCAATTCAACAATCGCATCCCTAAAAAGATTTGTGCGGGAGGCGCGATCACTAGCAAAGTTACACCACCCAAACATCGTCACAATTTACACGGCCGGTGAACAAGACGGTTACCGATATCTGGCGATGGATTATGTGCGAGGAATCGGCATGGATGATTTGATCCGAACTTTCAGCGAGGCCAAGGGAAACCCTCTAAGAGCGAAGGACGTTGAAAAGTATGTTAAGGCATGTCTAATCAATCGCGGTTTCCAGCTGGATACGAAAGAGTCAATCGAATGGGAATCTTTTATTTCACGATTATTGGGTGCGGTGTGTTCCGCTCTCTCGCATGCCCATGAAGCCGGGGTTGTACACCGGGATATCAAACCGTCCAATATTCTAATTGATGAAACAGGGATCGCTCGCGTTATTGATTTCGGATTAACTTTTGAAGCGGATGCGCCGGCGTTAACGTTAACCGCGGAGCTTTTCGGAACGCCGTACTATATGGCTCCGGAGCAGATTGAGGGCGTTAAAACCTCATCTATTGCTTTGGTGGACGTATACGGTGTTGGCGCTAGCTTTTACGAGATGTTGACTTTGGCACGTCCATTTGACGGCGGCAATATCGCCAAGACTCTTAAACTTATTCAAAAACAAGAACCGAAACCGCCGCGGTTGATTAACTCTCAAATTGCTCCTGATCTAGAGGCAATAGTCCTCAAGGCTATGGAGAAATCACCTCGCCGGCGCTACGCCGCCATGAAAGACTTTTCGGAGGACGTCACTCGCCACCTTCAGCATCAGCCTGTAGCCGCCAGACTTTATACGCCGTTTACACGATTTCTAAAAACTCTGCGGCGTCACAGGAAAGTCGTTTTCACAAGCATCTTGATTTCCTTATTGGCATTAGGGTTTGGGTGGCAGCGGTTGATGACCGGCAAATCACAAAAGGCGCAATCGACTCTGATGTTGGAGAAAGCAGAAATCCGGCGATTAGGAAATCGGCCAGAGGAATCCCTTGAGATCATCCGAGAGGCCATCAGTCTAAATCCACGTTCACCCAAGCCTTACATCGAAAAAGCGCGAACTTATTTACAGATGAAAAAGACCGATGAAGCGATACAAGAATTAAACGAGGCGCTGAGACGCGCGCCAAATGACTACGAAGCCAAGGCATACTTGGCGATGGCCCATTCAGATCGAGGCGAACATGAAAAAGCCTTGGCCATTGACGAGGAGATTATTGACCAAGCTCCCGCAGATCTTGAGGTGTTGGCGACATATGCAGCTCGATTAAGTCATCTGGGCCGAACGGCAGAGGCAATCAAAGCGATTGAGTCGCGATATTCAAAACACAGTGGATCGTTCTCTGCAAATCTGATGATGGGAAAACTTTTGAGAGATCAAGGTGAGAAGAAGAAAGCATTGCCCTATTTGGAAAAGGCCGTTGCCCTCAATCCAAAATATATTTCCAGCGTTAATCTTCTCGCATGGAATTATTTTGATTTGGCCGATTATTCGAAATGCGTAATAACCGCTTCTAATGGACTTGAAGTTCAGCCCAAAGACATTGGGCTTGTTGGGGTCAAAGCGCTGGCGCTTTTTAAACTCAAGAAATACCAGGAATCGGAAAATCAATATCGTGTTCTCGCCGCGTTAGAGCCGAAGAATCCTCAGCACCAAAACGGAATAAGCATGGTTTTATGGGAGCAGGGCCGGATGCAAGAATCGATCCAGGCTCAAAAAATAGCGATTGAATTGGGCGATCAATCTTCGATGACATATTCGTTTTTAGCCAGTAAGCTAGCCGGAGCCAACCAACATCACGAGGCGCTCTTGTACTATGAAAAAGCCCTAAAAGCGGACCCTGGAAATGCTCAGATTCGTGCCAATTATCTTCAACAGAAACAATTTATCGAAGCAGATCCTGCCGCCAAAATCGTCGAGGGCGTGACACCGGAAGGATATGTGAACAAGGAGTACGGCTTATTTTTCAAGTATCCCAAGGAGTGGGTGGTTGCGCCCTTGAAAGGTCCTCTCGTTAATTTTCAAGATCCACACTCGCAAGCGGAATATGCCCCGCGGATTAACGTGACGGTCGGGCCCTATGATGGTGAATTGAAAGCGGCCGCGGAGGAGCTGATCGAGATATTTAATGACGGTGGATGGAGTGCCAAGGTGGATTCATTTCTTCCAGTTAAGGAACGCGGCTACCAAGGAATAAAGCAATCTTTTAACACAACCATTCTCGGCCGCAGCGTCAGATCTGTCGCGTTGACCGTGGTTGCCAACAAGATGTCTTACACCTTTTTATGCGCATCGGAATTAAAGGATTATCCCAAGTATGAATTGGTTTTTGAGAATGCTTTGAAGAGCATAGAGGTCACCGATATCGTCAGTCGAAAAAAATGA
- the rpoE gene encoding ECF RNA polymerase sigma-E factor, which produces MDRSVQLDRSILLLRQFQEGDEDALNELLKRYGMRILMSVRSRLGPGLRTKVQSMDIVQEVLTEAISGLQDFEPQSEGALAHWFSTLAANRIRDKADYFKAEKRSVLKEIPLESMGPPDSDGEPSGAEIQGPDKSPSGELILSEEVKRVEGILDSLAEDDQEVIRLRDFDGLEFSEIGEKMSRSPDAARMLYHRAVERLATKYEELSGTG; this is translated from the coding sequence ATGGATAGAAGCGTTCAACTGGATAGGTCAATCCTATTATTGCGGCAATTTCAGGAAGGCGATGAGGATGCGTTAAATGAGCTCCTCAAACGTTATGGGATGCGAATATTGATGTCTGTGCGATCTCGATTGGGGCCCGGTCTTCGGACCAAAGTGCAATCAATGGACATTGTCCAAGAGGTATTGACCGAAGCGATTTCTGGGCTTCAAGATTTCGAGCCGCAAAGCGAGGGGGCGCTGGCACATTGGTTTTCAACTCTGGCTGCCAATCGAATACGCGATAAGGCCGATTATTTTAAGGCTGAGAAGCGTTCGGTTTTGAAAGAGATTCCTCTTGAATCGATGGGACCCCCCGATAGCGATGGTGAGCCGTCAGGGGCCGAAATTCAAGGTCCCGACAAAAGCCCTAGTGGCGAACTGATTTTGTCTGAAGAAGTTAAGCGTGTCGAAGGCATTTTGGATTCGCTTGCGGAGGATGATCAAGAAGTCATACGGCTTCGTGATTTTGATGGACTTGAGTTCTCCGAGATAGGTGAAAAGATGAGCCGGTCACCGGACGCAGCCCGGATGCTTTACCATCGAGCAGTTGAAAGGTTGGCAACAAAATACGAGGAACTATCTGGAACAGGATGA